In Brachypodium distachyon strain Bd21 chromosome 5, Brachypodium_distachyon_v3.0, whole genome shotgun sequence, the genomic window CATGAAGGGAAAAGAACAACATTAGCGATGCATACCTTCACAATGTGCCACAATACATTCTTGTTCTCCTTCGGAATACTTTTCCAGCTTTGATACGTGAGAGGTGCCAACATTCCATCTCGTGCTAGTGTGCCCAAAAAGGTAATAAACATGGCTGCATTTTTTCCAATAGGCAGACCCGAATTGTTCAAGGAGACTGGTAAACGTACACCCTCAGGCAAGATCCACACTTTGGCACAACGAGTAGGACCACGACCTCCTGCTTGATTCCCCTCGAGACCTTGTTGCTGCTCTCCAGAATCAGTTAGATCATGCAGCGGTACGTCATTGGAACCCTCAGACATCAGACGGTGAAGAAAGACATTAGGTTTCCCCTTTGCAAAGGCCCTTCTGGCCTCTTGAAGTAATAACAAACAATATCGTCGCGCGAAATGCTCAGGGTCAGACATATCAGTATTTGAAGGAGTTGTGGTCAGGTCATCTGGCTCAGGGTCAGACATATCATCATTTGAAGGAGTTGTGGTCAGGTCATCTCGTTCATTGGACATTTCTTGAGGCATCTCACGCACGGGGGATGTGCTAGGGTTAAGATCAGCAATGATTCTATCAATGTCTGGAGGGTCTGACTCAGACATGCTTTGATCTGGAGATACATCATATTGCTCATCGTGCTCGCTTTCTTCAGATTCAGGGTCTGTCACTGCAACCAGCACTTCACGACTTGGAGAGGCATATGACTGTTGAACAGGCTCCCTTTCTATTGGTTCACTATCCATAGAAACTGCTGGCATCTGGACAGCAGGAGAAAATACCCGTGGATTGACAGAGTCACTCTCTACATGTTCATTTTGGACAGCAGCAATTGAATCTTTGGCCAAACGGCTACTACGCCTAAGCTGGAGCCCCACAATTGAATTAGCCATTGAGCCCTTTCTATTTGTCTTCTGAGTCCCTCCACTAGCCTGTTTGCAAACCTCGACTTCAGTATGCTTCTCCTGAATCTCATCATTGGTGCGCACATGTTTCTGTTTTACATCATTTAGCTTATTTGGAGACACAAGGTGTTCCCCCACCTTAGGAGTCAAAGTAGAGTAAAGCTCACTTCTAGTTTTGTGTTTGTCATGCCTTCCAATACCCTTGCTTTGATGCTCACAATCGGCCTGCATTTCATGACTGTCAATATCAGAGGTATGTCCCTCTGCCTGCTGTATAATGTGGTTCACTGGTTCTATGTGTCTCTTCTTGGCAATAGTCTTAGCATTAAGTAATGGTGAATTTTTCTGCTTGCTACGCCTTGCAGTAGTCTCCTTTGAAGGAAGAGAGCACATGGCTTCTTTATGATTCGTATTACTCATAGGCTCACAAATTTCCTGATCTGGATGCTCATTATGTGTGTGTTCTGCATGATTCGCATCAGACTGTTGCTTTTGCTTATGTCGTGTGACCTTGTTCGCAGTCGATGCCTTTCTCTTTGCACTGCCAGAGCTGGGTCCAACTGAGCATCCTGCTGACCAAATGTTTTTCCCTACAATTGTTTTATCGATCATCTGAGTGGATGTCTCTTCTCTATGATTTGCTTGGTTGACAGGATCTGGTTGCACATCGTGCGCATAAATCACCCCATCCAGACACCCTACATGAGTGCCCTCCGCATGACTGTCATGATAAGGGTGTTTGTGTGGCTGCTGCATGATATGATTAGGAGTCTTGATATGCCGCTTCCCTGCACTTAAAGTTTGTGGGCCAACAGAGCATCCAACTATTTGATTTCTATGAGTTGCAGCAGTCTGATATATCAGTTCAGTATGTCTTGCTTCTCTATAAACTTCATGGCTGAGAGGCCCTTCCTGCATCTCCTCTGAATGAACGACTCTATGAAGGCGTGCCAGCTGCGATCGCTTTGGCTGAGTAGTGTAACTAGAATGTTGATCGTTTACCTGATGCCTGACCGCATTTAGAGATAACGTCTGTCTATTCTCGCTGCATGCAATGCCACGGTCAAGTGGAAATCGATTTCTCTGTAGGCTATTATTTGCAGTAGCCTCATCAACCACATGCATCTCTTCTCCATCTATCATATGATCAGGATAATCGTGTCCGTCCTGATGCACATGCTTAAGACGATCTGAACGTTCTGTTCGTGTCCGCCCCAGAGGAATTAGCCTGTCATGAAGCTCTGCTCGGGGTGCTCCTGCACGAACTGACAAGCTAGGACGTCCTTGATGTGCCTGCATcacaggaaaagaaagaagtgcAATATTAAGAACAACAAGCTCAATGGATCAACTAGAGCTACACACGGCACAAAGTTACATATGCGAATCATCAGGTAAATCAAAGGGATTATTCGGCAAAATTGAAATGTGATTTCTTGAATTCTGCAATAGATAACTCCCAACCCTGTGGGCATGGCGAGAAGAGAAATATCTATACCTCCCAAGCACCAATTGATGGGGCAACTACGGCGGGGAGCGGCATGGCAGCCGCCTCGGCGGAGTACAGGATGTAATTTCGGATACGAGCGGAGT contains:
- the LOC100823437 gene encoding uncharacterized protein LOC100823437 gives rise to the protein MAPPLARAAPAEDLAEVLEVRCVGCRETLEVERGLTEFVCPDCATPQSLPPELMPPPPPRRRALPLPRSVADARGARLPCGACGELLSVPVGLSRCACPFCGAELAVDSARIRNYILYSAEAAAMPLPAVVAPSIGAWEAHQGRPSLSVRAGAPRAELHDRLIPLGRTRTERSDRLKHVHQDGHDYPDHMIDGEEMHVVDEATANNSLQRNRFPLDRGIACSENRQTLSLNAVRHQVNDQHSSYTTQPKRSQLARLHRVVHSEEMQEGPLSHEVYREARHTELIYQTAATHRNQIVGCSVGPQTLSAGKRHIKTPNHIMQQPHKHPYHDSHAEGTHVGCLDGVIYAHDVQPDPVNQANHREETSTQMIDKTIVGKNIWSAGCSVGPSSGSAKRKASTANKVTRHKQKQQSDANHAEHTHNEHPDQEICEPMSNTNHKEAMCSLPSKETTARRSKQKNSPLLNAKTIAKKRHIEPVNHIIQQAEGHTSDIDSHEMQADCEHQSKGIGRHDKHKTRSELYSTLTPKVGEHLVSPNKLNDVKQKHVRTNDEIQEKHTEVEVCKQASGGTQKTNRKGSMANSIVGLQLRRSSRLAKDSIAAVQNEHVESDSVNPRVFSPAVQMPAVSMDSEPIEREPVQQSYASPSREVLVAVTDPESEESEHDEQYDVSPDQSMSESDPPDIDRIIADLNPSTSPVREMPQEMSNERDDLTTTPSNDDMSDPEPDDLTTTPSNTDMSDPEHFARRYCLLLLQEARRAFAKGKPNVFLHRLMSEGSNDVPLHDLTDSGEQQQGLEGNQAGGRGPTRCAKVWILPEGVRLPVSLNNSGLPIGKNAAMFITFLGTLARDGMLAPLTYQSWKSIPKENKNVLWHIVKLKFDVDPPCELSVLKCIRKTWRCWKSHLKRKHYDSHTTEEERLADRDPRVLKEQWRQLVAYWNTEKAKVRSAKSKASRAKSTYINSTGSKSFARMFQEESPSHENRAGSGSDSASAMGAKGKGITDSYKPLASPKDLQGRLTRQAERAKKKVADEGSTLRKEVVVMEKSHPKDSQERAVWEAVRAKRRAEDEAVALRKKVVVMEETQKKLQEDLAKMTDTVNAMQKMMSTGGLPNGLMGGPTVPPSFQQDRNAASSHDVFPPYIDYSGPTRSFLP